The Vibrio orientalis CIP 102891 = ATCC 33934 genomic sequence TATTGTATTGATAGTCAGCATTTTCGCTGCGGTCACCAAGACTTGCGGCCCAAGTTACTTTTTTTGTCACTTCGGGGCGATCTTCTCTCCACAAAAAATCGAGCTCTTTCTTAAGTCGATCATAACCTTCTCGCGTAATTAGGTTTGTTTTCATATTTCTGACGCTATTAAATTGAAGTTCAGATATACATTAGCTAAAAAGGAATAAACGTTAACAATTCTTTGCGCCAATAGAACTGGAACAATGTTACATTTTAAGCTGCGCAATTGAGTAAACCTTCCATTACTCAAAGTTTGCGTAAGCTTATTCAATAGGTGGAACCATTACATGCAAGAAAATCACAAAATCTTAGTTGTCGATGATGATGCGCGACTTCGTGCACTACTAGAACGTTACTTGTCTGAACAAGGGTTCCAAGTTCGCAGTGTCGCTAACAGTGAGCAGATGGACCGCCTGCTAACACGTGAGACTTTCCACTTGATGGTATTAGATTTAATGCTGCCAGGTGAAGATGGCCTATCAATCTGTCGCCGTCTACGTAATGCAAACAGCACCCTTCCGATCCTCATGCTGACCGCTAAAGGGGATGAGATTGACCGTATTGTTGGTCTTGAAGTGGGTGCAGACGACTACCTACCAAAACCATTTAACCCGCGTGAGCTGTTAGCTCGTATTAAAGCAGTACTGCGCCGCCAAACAACCGAACTGCCTGGCGCACCAAGCAGTGAAGAGTCTGTGGTTGAGTTTGGTGACTTCCGCTTAAACCTAGGCACGCGTGAAATGTTCCGTGACGATGAAGCAATGCCGCTTACATCGGGTGAATTTGCAGTTCTAAAAGCACTCGTCACCAATGCTCGTGAGCCAATGTCGCGTGATAAATTGATGAACATGGCGCGTGGCCGAGAATACTCAGCAATGGAACGTTCGATTGACGTGCAAATCTCTCGCTTACGCCGCATGCTTGAGGTTGACCCAAGCAAACCTCGCTATATTCAAACGGTTTGGGGTTTAGGTTACGTCTTTGTCCCGGACGGCAAAGAAGCTTAAAATAAACAGACACTGATAGAGTGCGAGACCAAGTCTCGCACTCTTTGTTTTGACCACCATAACTCGCTCAAGGTTGGTGTTATGCGCATCCGCAGCTCATTTACTCAATCCATCATCATCTTTCTGACGTTACTGATTGCCAGTCAGGTTTACTCTTACTATGCCGTCTTTAACTATGCATTAATGCCGAGTTTGCAGCAGTTCAATAAGATCCTTGGCCACGAAATCAACTTAATGCTTGATGACTCCAAGTCAATGGATGATGAGCTAGAAATGGATGCGCCACTGCGCCGTCGTGTACTTGAGCAACTAGGGGTGACCATTCACGCCAAAGACAGCCCAATGGCAGACGAGTACTACCACGCAGTAACCATCGACCTGATGAGTGAAGAGATGACCCATGAGCTCGGTTCACCCACTGATGTGCGTATGATGCTTGGCAGTGACAGCTATGTATTGTGGATGCAGATTGAGTCACTACCCGATTCACTGCTGCGTATCCCTCTTTCTGAGCTACAAGAAGAGGACTTTACCCCGCTATTTCGCAATAGCTTAATCATGGCACTCTTGATTGTTGCTGGTGGTTGGCTGTTTATCCGCTTGCAAAATCGCCCACTGATCGCGCTAGAAAAAGCCGCTAAGGGCGTCGGACGAGGCGAGATTCCACCACCGCTACCAGAAAAAGGCCCTTCAGAAATACGCTCAGTGACTCGCGCTTTCAATCAGATGTCGAAAGGTATTCAAGCCCTTGAGGAAGACCGCGCGTTATTAATGGCGGGAATTAGCCATGACCTACGCACTCCCTTGACGCGTATTCGCTTAGCGACAGAGATGATGTCGCCGGAAGACAGTTATCTCGCCGAAGGGATTATTGGTGATACCGAAGAGTGTAATGAAATCATCAGTCAATTTATGGACTACCTTAAGCCAGTCAACAAAGACTCTTTCATTCCCGTCGATCTTAATGATATTGCCAATGATGTCGCTTCCTCTGAGGGAGGCTATGAAGTTCAGATTGAAACTGAGCTCCACCAGCCACTCAAAGAGACAATTGGTAGCCCAATTGCGATTAAACGAGCTGTTAGCAACTTAGTGACCAACGCGATTCGCTATGGTAATGACTGGATTAAAGTCAGTACTGGCATCACCGCCGACAACAAATTGGTGTGGGTCTGTATTGAAGATAACGGTCCTGGTATTGAACAGAGCCAGATTGGCAAACTGTTTGAACCCTTTACTCGTGGCGATACTGCGCGAGGCAGTGAAGGCACCGGATTAGGTCTGGCTATCGTTAAACGCATTGTCAGCCAACATAATGGCTCTGTGATCGTAAACAATCGCAGTGGCGGCGGATTAAAAGTACAAATCAGCTTCCCAGCCAGTAAATAACTAAAGGGCAGCCAATGGCTGCCCTTTTCTCAATCTTATAATGCCAAACAACCGCTATTTACAAACGCCCACGATAAGTGAATGGGAACTTGCCTTCCGAGTCTGCTTGATTCGGCAACCACTTCAGCTGCTGTGCTAACTCAGTCGGAAATTCACTTTGCGGCTTAAACCACGCGGTCGCGACATAGTTGCGGTTTGACTCTAACGTCACGCTCGCATTACTCACAACCTGATCGCTATTTTGCTCCACAGAAACATCAATCTTGCTCTCTTGGCAATTGAACTGGGCGACAATCGGCCCTGTCGCCAAGTCAGCAAGTGGCGAACCAATCACATCGGTATTCCAGACCAAACTCCCTTCAGCCGCCTGACAGAACGGAGCTGCATAAGAGTAAGAACGTAAGCTCAGCTCAACTTGACCATTGAGTTCTAGAGGCACTGGCAAGCTAGGCGCGACTTCAAGCAAAGAAGCCACAGGCATCGAAGCGAGTACATTCTCGGCATAAGGGCCGTTTAAAGCATAGCCAACCACTCCTCGCCCTTGTAGTTGAATATCACTACCGCGACCAAAACGGACTTTAGCCTCAAGCTTAGCCGTAAACAGCTGGCTTGGACTTAGTTGCCAGTTCAACTGGCCAAAGTTTTGTCCATTCCAGACTACTTGCTGAGCTGAGCCTTGCCATATCGTCCCTTCTACCCCAGCTAAGCTAAGCTGATTCGGCAGCGGTGCGTATTGCACCACAAATTGAGCAGGCAGATGCACCAAGGCACTGGTCGACAATACACCACCGAGAAACAGGCCAGATAGAATGATTTTTTTCACACTGCTACCCTCTGCCAAATTGCAGTCGATTGATTTCTACCATGCCTTCTTGATCCCCTTTATCAAGGTCAAGGAACACCACACCAATCCCATAAGTTTCCTGCAAAAACGTTACCCAGTTCATAAACTGATTGAAAGGCATTGGTGCGACCCAAACTTGAAATTCATCACCGCGTGGCTGGACGCGAATCAATTCAACCTTAAAACGCTTAACACTGGATGACACCGCTTGGTTGATAGGCAAACCAGAGACGCTCTTGCCTCCTTGACCTTTTAGCACAGCGATCTCATCCGCTTTATCCTTGACCCAAGTAAGCAGTTGCTTTTCACTTTGAATCCGCATCAGGGCGTTGTCCGCCCGGTTGGCTACTGGCTGAACGATCCCCCAGTAGAGGCCACCGACTAACACGAGCATTGTACAGGCAACCATTAGGCGCTGTTCACGTTGAGAAATACTCTGCCACCATGTCTGCAAGGAGGCTAATAAATTATTCATACTCACTCCTTACAGTGGCTTTAACACAAACGAACCATTAACGTTACCGCCAGATCGATTAAGCTGGCCTTGCTCAACAGTAAAACGGTCACCGAGTAATTGCGCTGCTTTCTCAAAAGTCTGGAAGTCTTTACTTTGCGCTTGTAAACGCACTTCATTGCGACCCTCATCATACTTAAAGCTGGTCAAAGTAAGTTCTGGGACCTGTTTAAGTAATGGTGGCAACTTGACCATTAAACTCAGTAGAGCACTGCTATCTGCCCCACCAGATAAACGCTCGGCTTCTCGGTTCATTTCTCGCTTGAGGTAACTTACCGTTGGAATTTTACTTTTGCCCGGTAAAGATTGACGGAAGATGCGTTCACTTTCAGCTCGATAAGCCGCGGCTTGCGCTTCATAGCGCTGAACTTTAAGCACGTTATCGACAACCACAACTGCCAGCAGCAATACCGCTGCTATCGCCACTTTTTGCCATGTTTTCCAGTGACGACTAAAAGAAGACTTTGGCTTAAATGCACCAGTTAAAAGATTGATTTTACTAGCCAAAGTCTGCTCTGCGAGTAATTGCATCACCAGCTTAGGTTCACCATTTTGCCATTGCTGCTCTTCCGCTAGCTCTATGTTTGGTAACGCCGAGTAAGCTGTTAATGGTAAGAGGCCGTCATCATTCTTTACC encodes the following:
- a CDS encoding type II secretion system protein N translates to MKKIILSGLFLGGVLSTSALVHLPAQFVVQYAPLPNQLSLAGVEGTIWQGSAQQVVWNGQNFGQLNWQLSPSQLFTAKLEAKVRFGRGSDIQLQGRGVVGYALNGPYAENVLASMPVASLLEVAPSLPVPLELNGQVELSLRSYSYAAPFCQAAEGSLVWNTDVIGSPLADLATGPIVAQFNCQESKIDVSVEQNSDQVVSNASVTLESNRNYVATAWFKPQSEFPTELAQQLKWLPNQADSEGKFPFTYRGRL
- a CDS encoding type II secretion system protein M — encoded protein: MNNLLASLQTWWQSISQREQRLMVACTMLVLVGGLYWGIVQPVANRADNALMRIQSEKQLLTWVKDKADEIAVLKGQGGKSVSGLPINQAVSSSVKRFKVELIRVQPRGDEFQVWVAPMPFNQFMNWVTFLQETYGIGVVFLDLDKGDQEGMVEINRLQFGRG
- the envZ gene encoding two-component system sensor histidine kinase EnvZ, which produces MRIRSSFTQSIIIFLTLLIASQVYSYYAVFNYALMPSLQQFNKILGHEINLMLDDSKSMDDELEMDAPLRRRVLEQLGVTIHAKDSPMADEYYHAVTIDLMSEEMTHELGSPTDVRMMLGSDSYVLWMQIESLPDSLLRIPLSELQEEDFTPLFRNSLIMALLIVAGGWLFIRLQNRPLIALEKAAKGVGRGEIPPPLPEKGPSEIRSVTRAFNQMSKGIQALEEDRALLMAGISHDLRTPLTRIRLATEMMSPEDSYLAEGIIGDTEECNEIISQFMDYLKPVNKDSFIPVDLNDIANDVASSEGGYEVQIETELHQPLKETIGSPIAIKRAVSNLVTNAIRYGNDWIKVSTGITADNKLVWVCIEDNGPGIEQSQIGKLFEPFTRGDTARGSEGTGLGLAIVKRIVSQHNGSVIVNNRSGGGLKVQISFPASK
- the gspL gene encoding type II secretion system protein GspL; its protein translation is MNEFLIVRLSNNTAQAIQWIVWSESQQEVIASGELLGRSALPELANYSQGRRTLVLISAQSLVLTDVEIPAGASRQFESMLPYVLEDDLAQDVDQLHFSVLNKGQGRAQVCAIDRAFFEQLLSDLREQGCQIHQVMPDVLALPDVDGMSAVELDGQWLLKKSPYSGMAVESDWLALIAQSDWVKNDDGLLPLTAYSALPNIELAEEQQWQNGEPKLVMQLLAEQTLASKINLLTGAFKPKSSFSRHWKTWQKVAIAAVLLLAVVVVDNVLKVQRYEAQAAAYRAESERIFRQSLPGKSKIPTVSYLKREMNREAERLSGGADSSALLSLMVKLPPLLKQVPELTLTSFKYDEGRNEVRLQAQSKDFQTFEKAAQLLGDRFTVEQGQLNRSGGNVNGSFVLKPL
- the ompR gene encoding two-component system response regulator OmpR encodes the protein MQENHKILVVDDDARLRALLERYLSEQGFQVRSVANSEQMDRLLTRETFHLMVLDLMLPGEDGLSICRRLRNANSTLPILMLTAKGDEIDRIVGLEVGADDYLPKPFNPRELLARIKAVLRRQTTELPGAPSSEESVVEFGDFRLNLGTREMFRDDEAMPLTSGEFAVLKALVTNAREPMSRDKLMNMARGREYSAMERSIDVQISRLRRMLEVDPSKPRYIQTVWGLGYVFVPDGKEA